CGACCTGGGGCAGCTGTACGACGGCTCGAAGTCGCTGAACGAGGGCGCGCTGACCATCCCCGGCTACCGGTCGGGGGGCTGGAACTACCGGCTGTACACCGAGTCCGGCCTGGTCGACCCGGACAAGGCGATCGACGCGTACAGCGAGCAGGAGCGGCACGACTTCCTGTACCGGGAGCCGGTCCGGATGAAGATCGCCGGCATCAACATGACCTACGAGGGCCTGGTGCTGCGGGTCCAGAAGTCGATGCTCGCCAAGGACCGGGCCGCCCTCCAGCCGCACATCCGCGAGTTCGTGGACCGGGCGGTGGCCTTCACCACCTGCCCGGAGTGCGAGGGCACCCGGCTGAGCGCGGGCGCCCGGTCCTCGAAGATCGGGGGCGTCTCGATCGCCGACGCCTGCGCCCTGCAGATCAGCGACCTCGCCGACTGGGTACGGGAGTTGGACGCGCCGTCGGTGGGCCCGCTGCTGGAGTCGCTGGGCCGACTGCTGGACTCGTTCACCCGGATCGGCCTGGGCTACCTCTCGCTGGACCGCCCGGCCGGGACGCTGTCGGGCGGCGAGGCGCAGCGGGTGAAGATGATCCGGCACCTGGGCTCCTCGCTGACCGACGTCACGTACGTCTTCGACGAACCGACCACCGGGCTGCACCCGCACGACATCCAGCGGATGAACGGGCTGCTGCGGGAACTGCGCGACAAGGGCAACACGGTGCTGGTGGTGGAGCACAAGCCGGAGACCATCGCGATCGCCGACCACGTGGTCGACCTGGGGCCGGGGGCCGGTTCGGCGGGCGGCGAGGTGTGCTTCGAGGGCAGCGTGGACGGGCTGCGGGCCAGCGGCACCGTCACCGGCCGGCACTTCGACGACCGGGCCTCGCTCAAGCCGGAGGTGCGCACGCCCACCGGGGTGCTGGAGGTCCGCGGGGCCGACACGCACAACCTGCGGAAGGTCGACGTGGACGTGCCGCTGGGCGTGCTGACGGTGGTGACGGGCGTGGCGGGCTCCGGGAAGAGCTCGCTGGTGCACGGTTCGCTGGTGAGCGGCGCGGCACTGGCGGGCGGGGTGGCGGGGGCGGGCGGGGTGGCAGGGGTAGCGAGGGCGGGCGGCGCGGCGGGGGCGGGCGGCGCGGCGGGGGCGGGCGGGGTGGCGGGGAATGTGGCGGCAGGGGGTGTGGTGGCGATCGACCAGAGCCCGATCCGGGGCTCTCGGCGCTCCAACCCGGCGACGTACTCGGGCCTGCTGGAGCCGATCCGCAAGGCCTTCGCGAAGGCGAACGGGGTGAAGCCGGCCCTGTTCAGCGCCAACTCGGAGGGTGCCTGCCCGACCTGCAACGGCGCGGGCGTGGTCTACACCGACCTGGGGATGATGGCCGGGGTCGCGACGGTCTGCGAGGAGTGCGAGGGCAAGCGCTTCCAGGCCGCGGTGCTGGAGTACCGGCTCGGCGGGCGGGACATCGCCGAGGTGCTGGCGATGTCGGTCGACGCGGCGAAGGAGTTCTTCGCCACGGGCGAGGCCCGCACGCCCGCCGCGCACACCGTCCTGAAGCGGCTCTCCGACGTCGGCCTCGGCTACCTGACGCTGGGCCAGCCGCTCACCACGCTCTCCGGCGGCGAGCGCCAACGCCTCAAGCTGGCCGCCCGGATGGCCGAGAAGGGCGGGGTGTACGTACTGGACGAACCGACCGCCGGACTGCACCTGGCCGACGTCGAGCAACTGCTCGGCCTGCTGGACCGGCTGGTCGACTCCGGCACCTCGGTGATCGTGGTCGAGCACCACCAGGCGGTGATGGCGCACGCCGACTGGATCATCGACCTCGGCCCGGGCGCGGGCCACGACGGCGGACGGATCGTCTTCGAGGGCACGCCCGCCGCGCTGGTCGCGGACCGCACCACGCTGACCGGGCGGCACCTGGCGGAGTACGTGGGGGCCTGACGCCGCGTCGGTGTCGGTGTCGGTGTCAGTGTCGGTGTCGTGACATCTGTGCCGTGACACCTGTGTCGTGGCGTTGGTGTCACGGCGTTGGTGTCACGGCATTGGTGTCACGGCATTGGTGTCACGGCATTGGTGTCACGACACAGGTGTTGTGACACGGATGTCGCGGCATGGGTGTCGTGACATCCGTGCCGCCTCACCGATGTCGCATCATCGATGCCGCGACATGGGTGTCGCAGCACGAGTGTCGCGACATCGACGTCACGGCACGGGTGTCACCTCATCGATGCCGCGTCATTGGTGCTGCGCCATTGGTGCTGCGTCATAGGTGCTACGCCATCGATGTGCCGACACGGATGACCCAACATCGGTGCACCATCACCGATGACCCATCACTGACGACCCGTCACCGACCGTCGCCGTGACCTGCGCCCGAAGCAGTCGAGCGGCGACGGTCGGCGACGGCGCCGATCCCTTCCGTGACGCTCCATCACTCCTCCGCATCACCTCGGCAAAGTTTTCGCCCACGGCTGGAAATCCACACGACAGCGCGGCGGTCCCGGCCGAGAATGACAGCCGATCTTCACGGGGTACGACTTCACTGGGCACTACGGAGTACGGGGGAGCACATGACCACGGAAATGCCACTGACGGAGCTGGACGCCGCGCTGTGGGAGGGGCTGGAGACCGCGCACTGGTCGAGCCCGGCGACGATGGTGCCCAGGGTGCTGCGCCGGCTGGCCCTGGCCGGTCCGGACGCCTCCGCCGAGGACTGCGAACTGCTGCACTGTCTGGTTCCCGAGCCCGGTCGGCCCGCGCCGTCCGCCGCCCACGTGGCGCTGCCGTTCCTGCTCGAACTCGCGACCGACCCGGGGATGGGCGCCACCCGCGTCCCGCTGACCGTCCTGCTGGCGCGTCTGCTGCACACCGCCGCCGACCTGCCCGAGCGGTACCGCTCCGGCGCCCTGCCGCTGCTGGCCGACCCGGACCCGGCGGTCCGCCGCGCCGCGCTCCCGCTGGCCCCGGACCCGGCCACGCTGCTCGGCCTGTGGCGCACCGAGAGCGAACCGTCCGTCCGGCTGTCTCTGCTGCGCGCCCTGGCCGCCACCGGCACCACCGGCGCCCGCGCCGTCCTCGCCGAGACGCTCACCGAGGAGCACCCGGCGCTGTACGTCGCCGCCGTGCACGCGTCCGCCGCGTTCGACGCCGACCTGCCGGTGCGTCACCTCGACCGGCTGCTGATCCTGCTCACCGATCCGGCGCTGCGCCCTCTCTTCGAGAACGTCTGGTACACCCCGCACCGCCCCGGTCCGCTGACCCGCGAACACCTGCTCTGGTCCACCTACGGGCTGCTGGCGCACCGCCCCGACCTGCAGGGCGCCTTCCCCGGCGAGTTGCTCGCCGCGGCCGACCGCGCCGACGACGAGGCGCTGCGCCGCGAGGCCGTACTGCTGGCCCGGCACCACGCGGGCTGACACCTCCGCCTTCCGTCCCCGTCCCCGCGCGCCGTCTCTCCGCAGGGCAAGACAGGGCAAGACAGGGCCGAGCCGGGCCGGGCCTCAGCCCTCGGTGGCGCCCCTGGCCGCACCGGCCAGGGCCGCGCGGAGTCGGGTGAGCCGAGCGATCTCGGCGTCCAGCGCGGCCAGTCGGCGCCGGACGACGGGGCCGCCGCTGCCGCCCCGGCAGCGGCGGGCCGGGTCGGCGACCAGCAGGTCGAAGGACTCGGCGTGGCCGCGCAGGTCCTCGATGGTGAGGCCGAGGGAGAGCAGTTCGCGGATCACCCGAATCCGGGCCACGTCGGTGCCGTCGTAGACCCGCTGGCCGCTGGACGTGCGGACGGGGGGCGGCATCAGGCCGCGCTGCTCGTACAGGCGCAGTGCCCTGGGCGTGGCTCCGGCGGCGGCCGCCGCGTCCCCGATCCGCATGTCCGTCACGTCCTCCCCGCTGGCCGGTGCTCGGTCGAACCACCGGGGCGGGACGGGCATTCCCCGGTCCGGGCCGGGGTTGCCCGTTACGGCTCCGCCCGTTGGGGTTCTGCCCGTTGGGGTTCTGCCCGTTGGGGTTCCACCCGCGACGGCTCCGCCTGTACCGACTCCACGCGTGACGGCTCCGCCCGCTACAGCTCGACCAGGACCGCGCCGAAGTGCCGACCCTCGATCAGTTCCTGGAACGCCTGCGGGGCTCGTTCCAGCCCGGCCACCTTGACGTGCGGGAAGGTGATCTCGCCGGAGCGCAGCCAGTCCCCGAAGCGCGGCAGCCACTCGGCGACCGCCTCCGCGTACCCGGCGTTCGAGTACCCGGCCAGCCGCACGCCCTTGACGATGACCTGGAAGGCGTCCAGGCGCAGCGGGGTGGCGGCCCCCGGGACGTCGCCGAACTGCTCGGAGAGCACGCCGACCAGGGCGACGCGGGCGCCGGGGCGGGCGGCGGCGAGGGCGGCCTCGGCCTGGTGTCCGCCGACGGTGTCGAGCAGCACGTCGATGCCGTCGGGGGCGGCCTCGGCGAGCTGCCGGGCGAACCGTTCGGCGCGACCCGGGCCGCCCGCAGTGCCGTCGGCCGTCCGTTCGTCCACCAGGACGGCGTCGTAGCCGAGTTCGCGCAGCCGCTCGGCCTTGGCCGGGGAGCCGGTGGTGCCCAGGACGGTGCGCGCGCCGAGCAGTCTGGCGATCTGGCCGGCCATCGTGCCGACGGCTCCGGCGGCGCCGGTGATCAGGACGGTGTCGCCGGGTGCGACGGGTGCGGTGCGGGTCAGCGCGCCGTAACCGATCGCGCCGGGCGAGAGCTGGGCGGCCGGGTCGGTCAACTTCTCTTCCAGCGGGGTCAGTTCGGCCGGATCGGCGACCGCGTACTCCCGCCAGCCCTGGAAGTGGGAGACCAGGTCGCCGGGGCGCAGCCCGCTGTCCGCCGGGGCGTGCAGCACCTCCCCGACGGCGGGTCCGAACAGGGTGTCGCCGGGCTCGACCGACGGGATCGGCGTGCCGGGCGGGGTGTCGCCGAGCAGGGTGGCCAGGCCCGGGTAGAGCAGGAACCACCGGTTGCGCAGCAGTACCCGGCCCTCGGCGGGCTCCGGTGCGGGCACCTCGGCCACGGTCAGGTCGGCGGCGACCGGACGGCCCTGCGGGCGGCGGGCGAGTCGGACCTCGCGGACTGTTCCGGGCAGACTCATGACGGCTCCTCGGTCCTCGGGGGGGTGCCGGGCGCGGCTCGAACGGCGGCGCCGGGCGGGAAGTTCCGGAACGCTAGCCCCTGACCCGCGGGTCAGGGTCAAGTGACGCGGCCGGACGACGGGAACGGAGCGGGAGATGGACGTACGGGTGCGCACCGGGGTGCCGGGGGACGCTGCCGGGCTGGTGCGGCTGGCCGGGCAGGTCGAGCACTGGTTCGGGCCGATGGTCGACGACCCCGGTTTCCACACCGCCGTCGCGGAGCAACTCGCCTGCGGCAGCACACTGGTGGCCTTCGACGGCACAGGCAGTACGGGCAGCAGTCCGGGCAGCAGTCCGGACGACGCGGGAGGCGGCGGCGTCCTGCTGGGCGGTCTGCTGGTGGGCCACCACCCGCCGGTGTGCCACCTGCACTGGCTGGTGGTGGACGACCGGGCCCGTGGGCTGGGCCTGGGCCGGGCCCTGGTCGCCGAGGCGCTGGCCCGCCGCCCGGCCGGGGTGCGGACGGTCGAGGTGGTGACCTTCGGCGCGGACCACCCCGGCGCGGTGGCCAGCGGCGCCCGGGTGTTCTACGAGCGCCTGGGCTTCTCCCCCGCCGAGGCCACCGACCCGGGCCCGGAGGGCGGTTCGCGCCAGGTGTACCGGCGCGCGCTCTGACGGGACCGCGCCGCCGCGCCACCGAAAACTGACGCGGCGTCAACCTCTCGGCGCGGCACCGCACTCCGGCCCGGCGCGCGGCCTAGGGTGGGCCCGCCGAGAGCCGTCGCCGCAGGATGGAGCCGAGATGACCGGGGCCGCCGTTCCCCCGCCGCCGCAGGTGTGGCCGAGCCTACGGGCGCGGGACGCCCGGGCGTTGATCGCCTTCCTGGTCGAGGCGTTCGGCTTCGAGGCGACCGCCGTGTACGCGGACGGCGACCGCGTCCAGCACGCGCAGCTGTCCTGGCCGCCGGGCGGTGGCGTCATGCTGGGTTCGGCGCCCGCGGAGGACGGCCCCGGCGCGTCCGACGACCCGTGGCCGCTGCGTCCGGGCACCTTCGGCGCGTACGTGGTCACCGACGATCCGGACGGGCTGTACCGGCGGGCCGTCGCGGCGGGCGCCGAGGTCACCGCGGGGCTGCACGAGACGGACTACGGCTCGCGGGACTTCGCGGTCCGCGACCCGGAGGGGAACCGGTGGTCCTTCGGCACGTACCGCGGCGAGCCGCGCCGCGCGTGACCGGCCCGTGAAGCGGCCCGTGAACCGGCCCGTTGACCGTCACACGGTGACCGGCCCGTTGACCGGCCCGTTGACCGGCCCGATGTCGGTCCCTGCTGGCAGGCTGGCCCGATGAGCGAAGAACCCACCGGCACCACCTCTCCGCAGAACTTCTCCCCCGCCTGGTCCGACGCCGTCGGTCGGACCGATCCCCCGCTGGTCGGCGACGAGCGGGAGATCCTGCTGTCGTACCTCGAGTTCCACCGCGAGACCTTCGCGCTGAAGTGCGCGGGCGTCCCGACCGGCCGGCTCTCGGAGTTCCTGGTGCCGCCGTCCGGGCTGACCCTGCACGGCCTGGTCCGGCACCTGGCCGGGGTGGAGCAGTGGTGGCTGCAGATCCAGTTCACCGGGGACGAGTCCCGTCCGGTGCTGTACTACTCGGACGACGACCCCGACCAGGACTTCGAGCGCCTCGACGGGGACTTCGACCAGGCCTTCGCCACCTGGCGCGCCCAGGTCGAGATCTCCCGCCGGATCGTCGCCGACACCCCCTCGCTGGACGCCACCGGCGTCCACAAGGCCACCGGGCAGCCGGTCTCGCTGCGCCGGATCCTGGTGCACATGCTCGCCGAGTACGCCCGCCACAACGGGCACGCGGACCTGCTGCGCGAGCGCATCGACGGCGTCACCGGCTACTGATCCGGCCACCGGCGCCGCCGCCCGACGTTTCCCACCGCCCGGTGTTGCCCGCCGCCCGGCGTTCCCCGCTGCCGTCCGGGGTGCGCCGGGCGTAGCCTTGAACGGGTGCCCTTCCCCGTCGGCCGCCGCCGCGCGGGCCTGCTCCGCGCCACGGGCCTGCTCCGCCCCGCGCCACGAGCCCGCCCGTCCGCCCCGGCCGGCTCCGTCCCGTTCCCCGTCGCCACCCCCGCGGACGCACCCCCATGACGCAGCAACACCCCGACTCCCTCCCCGTCATCGACCTCTCGCTCGCCGACGGCGCCCCCGCCGACCGGGCCCGCCTGCACCACGAGCTGCGGACGGCCGCGACCGGGGTCGGTTTCCTCCAGCTCACCGGCCACGGCGTCACGCCCGCCGAGACCGCCGCCCTGACCTCCGCGATGCGGGCCTTCTTCGCCCTCCCCGAGGCCGACCGGCTGGCCGTCAGCAACCTCAACTCCCCGCACTTCCGCGGCTACACCCGCACCGGGGACGAGCGCACCGGCGGCCGCCGCGACTGGCGCGACCAGCTCGACATCGGGCCCGAACTGCCCCCGCACGTCCCGGCTCCGGGCGAGCCCGCGTACTGGTGGCTGGAGGGGCCCAACCAGTGGCCGCCCGCGCTGCCCGAGCTGCGCCCGGCCGCCCTGCACTGGATCGACCGCCTGGACGCCGTCGCCCACCGCCTGCTGCACGAGCTGCTCGCCTCGATCGGCGCCCGCCCGGACTTCTACGACGACGCCTTCGCCCCGCACCCCCACCTGCACCTCAAGCTGGTCCGCTACCCCGGCAGCGCGCCCGACGGCCCCCCGCAGGGCGTCGGCACCCACAAGGACTACGGGTTCATCACGCTCCTGCTCCAGGACAGCGTCGGCGGCCTCCAGGTCGAGCGCCCGGACCGGACCTTCCTCGACGTGCCCCCGCTGGAGGGCGCCTTCGTGGTCAACCTCGGCGAGCTGCTGGAGGTCGCCACCGACGGCTACCTCAAGGCCACCTCGCACCGCGTGGTCTCCCCGCCCGGCGCCCGCGAGCGCTTCTCCGTCCCGTTCTTCTACAACCCCCGCCTCGACGCGCACATCGCCCCGCTCGACTTCCCGCACGCCCACCACGCCCCGGGCATCACCCAGGACCCTTCGAACCCGCTGCACGCCGACTTCGGCACCAACGAACTGAAGGGATACTCCCGGGCCCACCCTGCGGTCACCAGGCGCCACCACCCCGAACTGCTCCCGCTCGGCTGACCGGCGACCACCGGCGGTATGCTCCCCGCCCTGGCACGGGAGGGGGGACGGGGCATGACCGCGTACGACCACTGGTTCCGGCTCGACCTGGAGGTGACGGGCACGCCCGGCGGCCGGGCGAAGCTGCGCTCCGGGCTGGAGGCGCACGGCTGGGTGGTCACGGTGCTGGACGAGGACGGGCCGCGCCGGGCCCGCTGGCTGGTGGAGGCCGGGATCACCGGGGCGCGCGCCGGGGCGGCCCTCGCGGTGCGGCTCACCCTCGACCGGCTGGTCGGACGGAGCCCGGCCGAGGCCGACCTGCGGCTCCAGGAGCCGGTCGTCCACCGGGAGCCGCCGCGCGGGCGGTACCTGGTGCGGCGCCCGGTGCCCGGACCGGCCCGGCTGCGGCCGCTGCTGGCCCGCACCCGGCTGTTCGACACCGGGCGCGAGCTGTTCCTGCCGCCGGGCCCCGACGTCCGGGCCCGGGCCGGGGCGGAGGCGGTCCGGGCGCTGCCGGGCGTCGCGCTGCCCCGGCGGACGGCGAGCCGCACCCGGTCGGCGCCGAACTGGACGGGGCGGGCCCACCGGCGCCCTCACCCTGCCGGTCCGGACGGCGGTGCCGCTGCTCGTCTGCGGGGTGGTGGCCGTCCTGCTGGTCGGGCTGGCGCTCGGCAGCCTGCACGCGGGCCCGGCACTCTGGGCGGCGGCCCTGCCGCTGGTCGCGGCGGCGGGCGCGCTGCTGGCGGCCGTGCTCGTGCACACGCCGCACTGGACGGCCGGTCCGCCGTCCGGCACCCCGGCCGCCTGCGCCGCCGGAGCCCTCGGGGCACCGGCCCTCGCCGGACTGGCCGCGCTGGCCGGTGCGTCGTCGGCCCGGCTGTGGCCGACCGCCCTGGCCGCGGTCGGCGTGCTGCTGTGCGGCAACGGGCTGCGGCTACTGCTGCGCGGCCTGACCTGGCAGGCCACCGCCGCCTGGCTGGTCCCGGCGCTGCTGCCGATCGTGCTGGTCGGGCTGCCCGGGTTCGGCTTCTCGCTGCACGCCTTCTACCTGGACGGCTTCGGCCTGAACCGGGAGGACGCCCAGATCCCGGCGCTC
The window above is part of the Kitasatospora sp. NA04385 genome. Proteins encoded here:
- a CDS encoding excinuclease ABC subunit UvrA, encoding MSGAAGTGGGDERHPADSHDLIRVHGARVNNLKDVSVELPKRRLTVFTGVSGSGKSSLVFGTVAAESQRLINETYSAFVQGFMPSLNRPEVDVLDGLTTAIVVDQQRMGADPRSTVGTATDANAMLRILFSRLGDPYVGPPPAFSFNVPTVHGAGAITVERGEGTTTEKRTFGRAGGMCPRCEGRGSVSDIDLGQLYDGSKSLNEGALTIPGYRSGGWNYRLYTESGLVDPDKAIDAYSEQERHDFLYREPVRMKIAGINMTYEGLVLRVQKSMLAKDRAALQPHIREFVDRAVAFTTCPECEGTRLSAGARSSKIGGVSIADACALQISDLADWVRELDAPSVGPLLESLGRLLDSFTRIGLGYLSLDRPAGTLSGGEAQRVKMIRHLGSSLTDVTYVFDEPTTGLHPHDIQRMNGLLRELRDKGNTVLVVEHKPETIAIADHVVDLGPGAGSAGGEVCFEGSVDGLRASGTVTGRHFDDRASLKPEVRTPTGVLEVRGADTHNLRKVDVDVPLGVLTVVTGVAGSGKSSLVHGSLVSGAALAGGVAGAGGVAGVARAGGAAGAGGAAGAGGVAGNVAAGGVVAIDQSPIRGSRRSNPATYSGLLEPIRKAFAKANGVKPALFSANSEGACPTCNGAGVVYTDLGMMAGVATVCEECEGKRFQAAVLEYRLGGRDIAEVLAMSVDAAKEFFATGEARTPAAHTVLKRLSDVGLGYLTLGQPLTTLSGGERQRLKLAARMAEKGGVYVLDEPTAGLHLADVEQLLGLLDRLVDSGTSVIVVEHHQAVMAHADWIIDLGPGAGHDGGRIVFEGTPAALVADRTTLTGRHLAEYVGA
- a CDS encoding HEAT repeat domain-containing protein, with the protein product MPLTELDAALWEGLETAHWSSPATMVPRVLRRLALAGPDASAEDCELLHCLVPEPGRPAPSAAHVALPFLLELATDPGMGATRVPLTVLLARLLHTAADLPERYRSGALPLLADPDPAVRRAALPLAPDPATLLGLWRTESEPSVRLSLLRALAATGTTGARAVLAETLTEEHPALYVAAVHASAAFDADLPVRHLDRLLILLTDPALRPLFENVWYTPHRPGPLTREHLLWSTYGLLAHRPDLQGAFPGELLAAADRADDEALRREAVLLARHHAG
- a CDS encoding MerR family transcriptional regulator; the encoded protein is MRIGDAAAAAGATPRALRLYEQRGLMPPPVRTSSGQRVYDGTDVARIRVIRELLSLGLTIEDLRGHAESFDLLVADPARRCRGGSGGPVVRRRLAALDAEIARLTRLRAALAGAARGATEG
- a CDS encoding NADP-dependent oxidoreductase: MSLPGTVREVRLARRPQGRPVAADLTVAEVPAPEPAEGRVLLRNRWFLLYPGLATLLGDTPPGTPIPSVEPGDTLFGPAVGEVLHAPADSGLRPGDLVSHFQGWREYAVADPAELTPLEEKLTDPAAQLSPGAIGYGALTRTAPVAPGDTVLITGAAGAVGTMAGQIARLLGARTVLGTTGSPAKAERLRELGYDAVLVDERTADGTAGGPGRAERFARQLAEAAPDGIDVLLDTVGGHQAEAALAAARPGARVALVGVLSEQFGDVPGAATPLRLDAFQVIVKGVRLAGYSNAGYAEAVAEWLPRFGDWLRSGEITFPHVKVAGLERAPQAFQELIEGRHFGAVLVEL
- a CDS encoding N-acetyltransferase, which codes for MDVRVRTGVPGDAAGLVRLAGQVEHWFGPMVDDPGFHTAVAEQLACGSTLVAFDGTGSTGSSPGSSPDDAGGGGVLLGGLLVGHHPPVCHLHWLVVDDRARGLGLGRALVAEALARRPAGVRTVEVVTFGADHPGAVASGARVFYERLGFSPAEATDPGPEGGSRQVYRRAL
- a CDS encoding VOC family protein; the protein is MTGAAVPPPPQVWPSLRARDARALIAFLVEAFGFEATAVYADGDRVQHAQLSWPPGGGVMLGSAPAEDGPGASDDPWPLRPGTFGAYVVTDDPDGLYRRAVAAGAEVTAGLHETDYGSRDFAVRDPEGNRWSFGTYRGEPRRA
- a CDS encoding DinB family protein, with translation MSEEPTGTTSPQNFSPAWSDAVGRTDPPLVGDEREILLSYLEFHRETFALKCAGVPTGRLSEFLVPPSGLTLHGLVRHLAGVEQWWLQIQFTGDESRPVLYYSDDDPDQDFERLDGDFDQAFATWRAQVEISRRIVADTPSLDATGVHKATGQPVSLRRILVHMLAEYARHNGHADLLRERIDGVTGY
- a CDS encoding isopenicillin N synthase family oxygenase; this encodes MTQQHPDSLPVIDLSLADGAPADRARLHHELRTAATGVGFLQLTGHGVTPAETAALTSAMRAFFALPEADRLAVSNLNSPHFRGYTRTGDERTGGRRDWRDQLDIGPELPPHVPAPGEPAYWWLEGPNQWPPALPELRPAALHWIDRLDAVAHRLLHELLASIGARPDFYDDAFAPHPHLHLKLVRYPGSAPDGPPQGVGTHKDYGFITLLLQDSVGGLQVERPDRTFLDVPPLEGAFVVNLGELLEVATDGYLKATSHRVVSPPGARERFSVPFFYNPRLDAHIAPLDFPHAHHAPGITQDPSNPLHADFGTNELKGYSRAHPAVTRRHHPELLPLG